In a single window of the Cucumis melo cultivar AY chromosome 11, USDA_Cmelo_AY_1.0, whole genome shotgun sequence genome:
- the LOC103490419 gene encoding uncharacterized protein LOC103490419, with translation MVGKMLGRSSLYRNGSFRPENLGQNALALIGNLCFTLFVVGVLIFTIIAATYEPEDPLFHPSTKITTFLTSNSNATFKTDSTVIKTGEDFMAANQTAFATFLNETDIVKIIDAENSALGTATEGNSPECNNNVDDPIDCRDPEVFHLMMETTIERFKDIHFYRFGKPVRGSNDSTCDMAWRFRPKEGKIAAFYKDYRRFVITRSANCSLSIISIGDYHTGVNARKRKKNPKHNFEKKMEQLEQAVSSLPVVGEVVNDSLPVVESEGSFSQGKYLLYEMGGDKCKSMNHYLWSFLCALGEAQYLNRTLVMDLKICLSSIYTSSNQDEEGKDFRFYFDFEHLKESASILDQGQFWSDWEKWQKKDRLGLHLVEDFRVTPMKLADVKDALILRKFGSAEPDNYWYRVCEGETESVVKRPWHLIWKSRRLMDIVSSIASRLNWDYDSVHIVRGEKAKNKELWPNLAADTSPDTLLSTLQDKIEDGRNLYIATNEPNTDYFDPLKDKYSTHFLNEYKDLWDKGSEWYTETMNLNNGVPVEFDGYMRVSVDTEVFLRGKKQLETFNDLTNDCKDGINTCNVATN, from the coding sequence ATGGTTGGAAAGATGCTGGGTCGGTCATCCCTTTACAGAAATGGAAGCTTTAGACCAGAGAATCTGGGCCAGAATGCGCTTGCTCTTATTGGGAATCTTTGTTTCACTTTGTTTGTGGTTGGGGTTTTGATTTTTACGATTATTGCTGCTACGTACGAACCTGAGGATCCTCTCTTTCACCCATCCACCAAGATCACTACGTTTCTCACATCCAACTCCAATGCCACTTTTAAAACTGATAGCACTGTGATAAAGACTGGGGAGGATTTCATGGCTGCCAATCAAACTGCATTTGCAACTTTTCTCAATGAAACTGATATTGTCAAAATTATCGATGCTGAAAACTCGGCTTTGGGTACTGCTACTGAAGGAAATTCGCCTGAGTGCAATAACAATGTGGATGATCCCATCGATTGTCGCGACCCTGAGGTTTTCCATTTGATGATGGAGACTACGATAGAGCGATTCAAGGACATCCATTTTTATCGATTTGGGAAACCAGTTCGTGGGTCCAACGACAGCACCTGTGATATGGCATGGCGGTTTCGGCCCAAGGAAGGGAAGATTGCAgctttttataaagattatagGAGGTTTGTGATTACTCGATCTGCGAATTGTTCTCTAAGTATCATTAGCATAGGTGACTACCACACTGGTGTGAATGCTAGGAAGAGGAAAAAGAATCCTAAACATAATTTTGAGAAGAAAATGGAGCAGCTAGAGCAAGCAGTCTCTTCTTTGCCTGTTGTTGGGGAGGTTGTAAACGATTCCCTCCCCGTGGTTGAGTCTGAAGGCTCATTTAGTCAGGGGAAGTACCTGCTTTATGAGATGGGTGGAGATAAATGCAAAAGCATGAATCATTATTTGTGGAGCTTCTTGTGTGCTTTAGGTGAAGCTCAGTATTTGAATCGAACATTAGTTATGGATTTGAAAATTTGTCTGTCATCAATATATACTTCATCAAATCAAGATGAGGAGGGAAAAGattttaggttttattttgaTTTCGAGCATCTGAAAGAGTCCGCATCTATCTTGGACCAGGGTCAGTTTTGGTCTGATTGGGAGAAATGgcaaaagaaagatcgattagGTCTTCACCTTGTTGAGGACTTTCGGGTCACACCTATGAAACTTGCAGATGTGAAGGATGCTTTGATATTGAGAAAGTTCGGATCTGCAGAGCCTGATAATTATTGGTATCGGGTCTGTGAAGGAGAAACGGAATCTGTAGTTAAGCGACCGTGGCATTTGATTTGGAAATCAAGACGTCTGATGGATATAGTATCTTCAATTGCATCAAGATTGAATTGGGATTATGACTCAGTCCACATAGTAAGAGGCGAGAAAGCAAAGAACAAGGAGCTCTGGCCAAATCTTGCTGCTGATACTTCACCTGATACTCTTCTGTCGACATTGCAAGACAAGATTGAGGATGGAAGGAACCTTTACATTGCTACAAATGAACCAAACACAGACTACTTCGATCCCTTGAAAGACAAATACTCTACGCATTTTCTCAATGAATACAAGGATCTATGGGACAAAGGCAGTGAATGGTACACAGAAACAATGAATCTTAACAATGGTGTACCAGTTGAATTTGATGGATATATGAGAGTATCAGTAGACACAGAGGTGTTCTTAAGAGGGAAGAAACAACTAGAAACGTTCAACGATCTTACAAACGATTGCAAGGATGGCATCAATACCTGCAATGTTGCAACCAATTAG
- the LOC103490418 gene encoding probable E3 ubiquitin-protein ligase XERICO, which yields MGLSSLPAPSEGVLGVILVNTALSISIFKGIVRSILHVVGIHLSSSSATLPSSPDSMENAPESIEFHLNPNGSYIEEFRSRIPAILFDKVRSCKWLEHDCSVCLTQFEPESEINHLSCGHLFHSVCLEKWLDYWNLTCPLCRTPLMPEEDTASCFW from the coding sequence ATGGGACTCTCCAGCCTTCCTGCCCCTTCTGAAGGAGTACTAGGTGTGATCCTTGTAAATACAGCCTTATCCATTTCTATCTTCAAAGGCATAGTTCGGTCAATCCTCCATGTTGTTGGCATCCATCTCTCCTCGTCCTCAGCTACATTACCTTCGTCACCAGATTCTATGGAGAATGCTCCCGAGTCCATAGAGTTTCATCTTAACCCCAATGGAAGTTACATTGAAGAGTTCCGCAGCCGAATCCCGGCAATTCTTTTCGACAAAGTTCGAAGCTGTAAATGGCTTGAACACGATTGCTCAGTTTGCCTAACCCAATTTGAACCTGAATCAGAGATAAATCATTTATCTTGTGGCCATCTTTTCCATAGCGTGTGCTTGGAGAAGTGGTTGGACTACTGGAACCTTACATGCCCACTGTGTCGAACTCCGTTAATGCCAGAAGAAGACACAGCTTCCTGCTTTTGGTGA